The stretch of DNA AGTCCCTACCCTTTGCCAATTGTCTCCTTTGCTCTAATCCACCCTTGTCCCACCTCACCAACCCTTGCCTCAGTGCCCTGGCTGGGAACAGGCAGGGATGTCTCCAATCTCGTGGGGCCGAGCAGGTGTTTTCCAACCCAGCCTGTGAATCCATCTGGAAAAGCCCTGTGATGCAGGTGCTGGAGCGTCAGAGAGGGAAAACACAACCGCCAACCTAATGGGCAGGGAGGAAATGTATGCAAATATATTCAGAAAGGGATCCGGTGATGCTAATAGGCTTGTTAATCCTCTCAGAAAGCACCAGGAATAATATTTTTACACTTTGGTTGTTAAGGATTTTACTCCTAGCAAGCCCATAAGGACAGAGAGAGATGTGTAGGGGATGGCCACAGGTcatggctggggacaggaagggcagcagccagaggcagctttgggacaggagcaggcaggatCACACAATCCAAGAGTAACCAAATTAGACCCATGGCCAGATGTGATTCCCTCAGGGACAAGGAGACAAATTAAAACTTCCATTTGGTTGTACTAAAGTAACTTTAAATTAGTGATTAGATATTGACTATCTAATTGCTGGGTCTTAATGCAGAGGTGCCCCCCGCTGCTGCCCTGAGATCTCCCTGTGTAACTGCTGCTCCAAGGAAAAGATTCATTCAAAAAAAACCGGTCACCCAGCTTAATatgttttcaaatatattaaaacTTTCTAACAGCCACTACTGAGTTCATTTCTGTGAAATCTGTAAAACCAGCAGCAACCATGTGCTTCTTTCACTCAACACATTCCCTACATTATTTGTAACCCTCTCGCAGGAATCCAGGATTAATATTTCCAGTGAAGTTCGTTTCAAAGCAGCCCTTGGGAGGatcttttgttttcagtagggctgtgctcagggatCCACACTGTTCCAGACAGGGCACCTGAAGGAAGGGGCGCCTGCTGGGGCAGACACTGGGGAATGGCTGCCCATGAGCATCTGTGGAAGAGCCACAATGGCTTGATAATTCAAACATCTCTCCACTTCTTCTTTGGCTCCAGGAGACAAGGCAGAGCACTGGTGAGAAGGTGCTGGAGGTGGGATGTGGCCGGGAAGGGCAGAGAGCAGAAGGCTGCAGACTGGAAACAGGACAGAGGTTACTGCACTCATGGTGAATACTCCTGGAAAGCCTGGCCCTCCCTGGAGGGTGTGTCCTCAAGGCCAGAGGATGGGAATCCTAttccctctgccttttccccTTTAACCACACTTCCGTGTGTAACTTGAGACAAgcagggggagaaaaaagaggaaggaaaaaaaagaaaaagggaaaagtagCGCAGTTATTCCcgcctctgcctcctcctccctctcctccccggCCAGCCAGGAGCCACGTCACCGTCACCCAGCACTGGCTTCGggactgctcagcctggagagctcTCCGGGAGACAAACTCCAACTTTCAGCccaaagcagagagaggaaggccccaggctgggagagggagAATCCACCTCggtggaaaagaaaacaagggagaCATCCAGCCTGCCAGGGGAAAGGCATCTGCAGCCACGGGAGAGGGGAGACTGAACTTTGCGCTGCAAGAAGGAAGGGCTCTGTGCtcagggaaaaaggaaagttgAACTGAAGGAGACAGTTCATTCAGTCAAGGCTCGGTGGAGAAAAACTCCCCACGCTTaccctccctgcctgcagaaAGAGCCCCACTCCCTTCACCCCAGAGGAGTCCCCCCGGCACCATGAACATCTTCCGCATCCTGGGGGATGTCTCCCACTTGCTGGCCATCATTATTCTGCTGCTGAAGATCGTGAAGTCCAAGTCCTGTGCTGGTGAGTGCTCCCATGTCCCAGGGAAGGAGGGTGGCCCTCCTTGGAGGGCAGTTCGGTGAAGGGTACAACaaagagggagctggaaaggccAGTGATAGCTCATGGGAACTGGCTGCCCTCCCCCGTGGCCTCTTTGAGGGAAGTCATCCTCTTCCTCTGGGAGGTCTCCCTGCCGGGAGAGGGCTGTGTTGGGAAGGATGTGATGTGGCAAGGTGCACAGCCTCAGCCAGGTGCCGGTCTCAGGGTGGTGAAGTGAAGGAGAGGGTGGCAAGGCTGGAAGGAGGTGGAAAATGAGAACAAGAGGTTGTGGTGGCACCAACCTGGAGAGAAGACTGCTTTAGGTTGGAGGTtctgccagggatggacaggtgCCAgaagctgccccatcccaggctAAGGAAATCAGGACAGCAGCTTCCTGCAGGAGAGTTTTGCTCACAGTTCCCTCCTCATGAGATGttggggctgggctgctggggctctggCCATTATCACAGGTACCGAAGTGTGTGGGCCTGACTGGTGCATCTCTCTGCCAGCAGTGGCCAAGTTCCATCAGTGCCCCGGGGCtggtcctgcagctcttccctccTGTGACAGATGTCACATCACACAGTCCCTGCTGAGGTGGGCAGGcaaaaggggaagggagggaagagaaaggCCTTTGGACAACAGCAAGGACTGAACAGGCCAAAGTGGTGAACATGCCCAGTGagcaccagctcctgcaggcagcACTCAGGGGCACGAACAGGAACCTGCCCGTTTACTTGGGACACTCTGGCCACTCTGGGGTAGAGCTACCTCAGCACCCACACACCAGTCCTGGCTCATGAAACAACACACTTACATACAAATGCTTCCAAAGGAGGCGTAAGGGGAAACCACCATCCCACAGACCCTTCCCCCCAGAGCTTTACTTTCCTTTCATCTCCCTGCCACACAGGAATCTCTGGGAAGAGTCAGATACTTTTTGCCCTCGTCTTCACAACCCGTTACTTGGACCTGTTCACGAATTTCATCTCTGTCTACAACACTGTGATGAAGGTAAGGAGAGGGCAGTGCAGCAGGAGAGGTTCTCCTCAGCTCGCTGTGGTTTCTTGGGGAGGTGAGGGTACACACTCACTGAGTTTTTCAGCCAGGAAGGGTGGATAAATATGCTTCCTTTGGTGCCACTGTCCCTCCATTGACCAAACCCCCCGCCTTGCCACAGTCAGTAAGTGAGCTGAGCCATATTTAGTCCCATTAAAACTGGAATAAGATGTCATGAACCAAGCCTGGGTGTCCTTGTACAGCAGGAGCATTAACATAAAGCTGCCACCTAGCCAACCTCTTCAAAGAGTGCACCAGAGGGACTCAAACAGATTCTCATGGCACAGCAAACTTCACCTGACCACTGGAATATCTCCAGCAGAAGTCAATCTGTAAGGCAACCCAGGCAAAGCATTCACCACTATCTTGACTTTTGGGAAAGCCAGGCTCTCTTTAAGCAAGGAAAGTGCAATTGCAGGTAAGGTCTTGCCATCTCCCTTATCTCCCACAGGTCATTTTTTTGATTTGTGCCTACGTCACCGTGTATATGATCTATGTGAAGTTCCGGAAAACGTTTGACAGCGAGAACGACTCCTTTCGCCTCGAGTTCCTGCTGGTCCCTGTCACAGGCCTGTCATTTCTGGAGAACCACAGCTTCACCCCCTTGGAGGTAAGGAAAAGCtgtggcaggaaaagggaagggaagcagcagTAGCCTGACACCAGGCAGCAGAGTGAGCAGCATGTTGAATAGCTGAAATTTTTAACAGCAAAAGCAGGCAGGAAAGGCAAAGTTGGCAGGCCTTGAAGACAGTACCATCTATAGAACAGCTCAGCGCTGTCTCCTCTCACTGCCGGCACAGCGAGCTCATTTTCCCCAACTTCAGCAGCACTCCTCATCCCCCTCAGACATCAGTGATTTGCCAAAGGAAAAGCTTTGGGTCTTAACACATACTAACCAGCACTGACTCCCCACTGCCTTCATTTTGCACCTCACAGATACTCTGGACCTTCTCCATCTACCTGGAGTCTGTGGCTATCCTTCCTCAGCTCTTCATGATCAGCAAGACAGGGGAAGCGGAGACCATCACGACACACTACCTTTTCTTCCTGGGCCTCTACCGTGCTCTCTACATTGCCAACTGGGTCTGGCGCTACCACACAGAGAATTTCTATGACCAGATCGCTGTCGTTTCTGGGGTGGTACAAACCATCTTCTACTGTGACTTCTTCTATCTCTATGTCACCAAAGGTACGTAAGCATGTTGCTGTAATACTGAAAAGTTCATTCAACGTTCTTGCAGTATAGGGTGGAGCTGAAGCTTGCCATGTTAATCCTCacattactttattttttgctgtttgtgaTGCATATTGTGCACCTAAAGTCCAGTTTAAAAAACATATCTATTGATTGAGAGCGGGCATCACTGCTCGCAAGGCTCTGGATGTGTGTGTGAAGCACAGTAAGAATTAAACCAGAGTTAAGCCTGGTTTAACCTCACCTCAGGAATTTAACAACTGAGGTACATTCAATTCTACATATATTTTGAAAGATTatgaatcacaaaaaaaaaaaaacaaccaaaaaaaactttgagggggaaaaaatagctgCAGGCAGACAATGTACCTGAGAAAGCAACTGCAGACATATGGAGATATTATTAaaccttcttttcctttgatCGAGAAGATCAAGTTCTTGATTGTCAAGAACTGATTCTGTAGGAAGATGGGCATCTGCATAGGCAAGACACTCCTGTTTTCCAAAATCAGATGCCCTTTCCATTTCAGTGCCATGCTTTGGTAAATGGCTACCAGAGCTTAAAAGTGCACCAAGGACATAAATCCTGATAGAACACACAGTGGCTGGCCAAGGCTGAAGGGCACTTTAAAACACCTTTCTGTTGAGGAGGATGGAATTAGATGAAATTAGCCAAGTGGACATCTATTTTCCTCCTTCACTTTCCCCAACAAGTCTGCCAAAAGCAGTGATGACGGCCCACATTTGAAGTTTCAAGGGATGGATTTTTGGTAGCTTCATGCAATACACCTGCTGATAGAGAGGTGACAGGAGCACTGAGCAGGTGGCTGGCCTTGGCAGATTAAGACTTCCTTCtgtcattaaatatttttgtagccagaaaaatactttctaaAACTGCCATCAAGGTGCTCCACatcaattcctttttttccttttctaaactAATTCCCATTTTAGCACCGCTCAATTCATGTGTCCTGTGTCCTTCTGTATTTTGTGAGAAATCCATACCCTTTGTAGTTGTGATGGTGgaacaaaaggaggaaaaaacacaacTGCTGGCTTCCAATCTCACACTGCTAGTGACAGAGCTGCAAAATTTAGATGATACaggagacagaagaaaaaacatttgtaGATGGAACATCACAGCAGGaagagaaatgcttttttttctcttttcttttacaCAAACGTTCTGGATCATGGGAGGGAAATGGTGTCTGAAGACATGCAAATACTTTGCAATCATTTATGAGAGCCAGCAATATTATAGCAGGTTGCATCTCTTATATTCTTtcaaaaaaccaaacttttcaaaacatttctaaCACTGAAGAGCTCAGAAAAAAGGGCAGCGAtgctgaaaaaagaaagcaaaaatgtgTTATATAAAGAAATGGATTTAATAAGACTTCTGAGTCTATACCAGAGCACTGCAAAGGGCTTTTTATAGAATGCTACTtctttttatcttgttttcaaAACTAGATGAGCTTCCTTCTGTTTAACACATGGACATGAAAGATATCCTGAGGAACCTTTCAGCTCCCAAAAGCTTGTATTTCACAGAGTGGCCAGGGGTGTGGGAAGTCAGTATGGAGGAGGGAAAATCATCTAATCCATGTCCCTGCTCACATTTTTCAAGGTCTTGTCCAGTAAGGTTTTGACTGTCTCCAGGGTgaagcctctctgggcaatctgtgccacTTTTTGACCATCCTCACTATattattttcagatgttttaagTGGAATTTCCCATTGTCCCTTgccctgtcactgggcaccacctAGTAGAGTCTGTGTCTGTCTCCATTCCTCCCATCCAGCACTTGTGCACATGGGTAAGGTGCCCCTCAGCCTTCTCAACACTGAACAGTTTTCAGCTCGCAGCCTGTGCTCCTACATCAAGACGCTGTTCTGGTCCTTGACTCCTCATCCCTTGTTCTGAGAgcccagagctgagcccagctcagccttgCAAGGCTGAGTGGAGAGGAAGAACTCCCTGCTCaccctgctggcaatgcagctCCAGACGCTGCTTGCTTCATCACGAGGGCACACTGACGGCTTGTGCTCAACTGTATCCACCAGCACACCCAAGGCCTTTCCTGCCAAGCCACTTTCCAGCTGGGCTGCCCCCAGCCCATACTGGTGCCTGGGGTTGTTCCACCCCAGGGCAGGATGTGCATTCAGCTTTGTTGACCTTCACAAGGCTTCCGTTTCTCCAGCCTGGCACGGTCCCTCAGGCCTCGCCCGGTCCGTCAGGCCCTCCCGCATGGTGCATCCTCAGCACACCGGAGCCCTTCCCTTTGGCACCCACCAGACACAGGCCCCGGGGCCCACACTGGTACCAGCCCATCCCAGGCACCACTGGCCACTGCACATCCAGTACAGTCCCTGCTCCGGCCACCCCATCTAAGCCCATGGGCCTGTGGCATTTCCCAGAGGCATCCCTGCCATCCCAACATTCAGCTCagatgggctgggaggggctcAGCAGGGCTCTGGCCACAGACATTGATTCAGGCCATGCTCTGCATCAAAAGGAGGGGAAAGCACTAGGAATAGCACATCATCAAGAAAATTAAGATGGTCCACCCATGAGAACAAGCATGGAAGACAAACTTAAGAACCTTCTCCTTTAGCATAAAGGAGGATAAATAGGTTGTGCTTTCCCCTCTTAGCAGCATTTCACAGTGTGCAAATCTGGCACCCAACTATCTAGCACTCTATATTACAAGTTATAAAACTATTGAAACAATAGAACAGTTGAATTCCACTACATTTATTCATtactttctctttctctttgcagTCCTGAAAGGAAAGAAGCTAAGTCTTCCCATGCCTGTTTGAAGACATCCCACAGGCAGCGCAAGAAACTCCAAAGATGAAGCTGTTCAAGATCACAGCTTTCCTTACCTGGCCCTTTTAGACTAACAGATGGCTCAGCCAAGTTTCAGCCAGGAAGACAAGGCTTGGAAAACTGAAATGCTTTTCATCCATCAGACTCTTCccttccatttttttatttttcctcacttGAATTTGGTGCTAGTGCTGGCCAATACTGAAGTAGTGCAATTTCTTCTCTCCCAGATCTTCCCAGCATCTACATCCAAAACACACCTCCACCCTTACCCCAAGGCAGCACAAGGGAAAATGTCACTCCCTTTAGTTCTTCAGCAAGTGTGCACGGTAAAGAGAACATGTACTAATAAAGTCTGTTAACTTAACTGACCCAGTTCACAGGTGGCCACGTCTGACACAGCAGATGCTATGAACTGTTTAACTCTGTATGAACTAACAACCTCTTGGAAATTAATTCTGCCTGACCCTCTCTCTATTCAGGCCCTGtaacattcaagaaaaacacacagCCTTTGAATAACATGAATCTTCTAAGTGCACAAGTATTCAAACATCCCCCCCGCTTACTTATTTTCAGTTCCCTTGTGTTCTACAAACAGGGACgatttcaattaaaattcagtGGGTTGCCAAGAAGTGTTTCCATCTCCTTGAATTTAAGAACTGGGAAGAACAGGGGCAAAGACAGCTTTATATTccaaaaataaagacaaagtcCACAATTTATTGACaacagtgtttttattttatacctacaaaagaaaacaagatggTATCAAAAGGACAATTTACAAACTAAGAATAGTAACATAGCTCTTAGTATCCTGTGCCTGAACACCACAGATCTATGAATCTCTCAATTCAAGTCTTCGTTAATACAACAGGAATGTGTTCAGAGACCAGCAGGTGTGTGAAACAAGATGCTGATCCCACACAAAGCTAGTAACCCTTCAATTGTTCAGAGAAATCCAAACAGTAAATTGCTTCAGGAAGCGGGAGGGGAGGAGACACCCAGCTCAGATATCTGACACTCCCACAAACTTTTTACAGATTGAAAACAACGCAAACAACACTAGAGGCTAATGCTTTATCAACAAGGGCCCTCCAGCTGGTAcatggagcagagcagagagcacCAGGTGGGACAGGGGCAGCACATGCCACGGTGCATTCAGTGGTCTGGTTGATGCTCTGAACTGAACTGAGACCCTGGACTTCAGCTGACCTCAATGACAATAAAGCACTGCAGGACCTGGCATTGATGTTTAAACATACCCAAGTCGCCTCCAAAAGTGAAAGCTGTAAGAGACTGCAAGGCAGCTTTGGCAGTCCAGAGACCCTTTTTAAAGACAGTCAGTAAGATGTCCTACTCCTACACCCCTCAAAAGCATTTCTGCATTCTACTctcaaatttaaaacaaaaaaaaaagctctacATTTGCTTGCGAGGGAGGTCAAAGACCTATCAGTCAGTGCCTGGATAAAGAAAATGCTTCTGGCTTTCTCTTAACACAAGCAAAGGAACTTCCTGCCCATGCACTGGAAATATAAAATGGAACCAGGGAACTGAGGTTCTGGAAGGAATCTCCCTTCTTCCTGTCAGCAACCTACCTGTGAactgcacaagaaaaaaaaaaaaaaagaaagaaagaaagaaaaaagcacatCCATCCCCCAAAATTTTACTctgggaagaaattaaattttaaaagaaataatttctgtaaaagCAAGCTCTTTTCCAGGGCTATATGAAGTTCCACTCTGCTACAGAAGGAGTGGGCTGCCTTGTTCATCCATATGCAAGAAcgccaacagaaaaaaaacaccaacccCCCTGCACTCTCCTAATGCAAAGAGTGTGCCTCAAACCAGGAGATGTATCCATCCTTTTGTCATCTTATCAGACCAAGAGCAGCCAACTCCTGTTATCATCTACTGTCTCTGAACCGTCTGGTATTAGAAATAACAAGTCAACAACATGCTTTACTAAAGGGGGAAACCCCCCTCACACCCACCTTAGCCTGTAAAATAAACAAGTTTTATTTACGTATGTACTAAAATTTCACTCTTCTCTAACGTTTTCTAAAATACTACCTACCTGCAAGAGCTCAGCTCAAAGGGACCAATGGAGCAGGGAAATGCACTCAAAAGCCAGAGAAAGCAATAGTCAGTGCAAGGTACAGAAGAAACAAAGCTTCAGAATCAAGATACACTAACCAGCTCACCGCTTACCTCATGAAAAGGAGACCCCAGGCAATctcctcctgccttcctcccccctgccctccccacagcccaccCTATTCAAACCTTTAAATTTAAGTGTGGAAAACTCTGTCACATTTTATCGAGCTAAGCGGCATTCAGAACACTCCCCAAGGCAAAAGGGGGTTTGTTTGTGAAGGACAGACAAACAAGATATCGCTGTTCATCATTTCAGTTCTACGTAATTTCTGGGCTGTCAAGGAAGACTTCTTTCAATAAACCAAACGAATTTGAGAGCAGTAACCAATTTAATGATAATCAGGCTCCACGCATTTGCGATGCTGCAATTTAACAATCATAAGGAAAGAACTTGCTGAATATTTCAGCAGTGGTACCAACAGCAACTATCTGGATTTCAGGTAGTGAATGCAAGAGAGGTTTGGTCTCTAACACGGGGTTTTTAAACCCAAGCTCCCTACTGCAAGCTGTTACAGATAACAGAAAATGGGGCTTCCACAACTTCAGAAATCACCAACAATATATCCAAGGCTTTGCTCTGAACACCACCCGGCTCAGACAAATGAACAGAGTTTTCCTACAGAAAGTCACCTACAGTAAGATTACGAGCAGTAATAGTGagctatcaaaaaaaaaaaaaattaagattagGAGAAGTGAGAATTGCTCCcttgcatttatattttaagtGAAGTGCTATTTGGCTCTCCCAGAGTTTCCCATCTCTCTTTACACTTCCTGAAATTAAGTTAACGTGTTACAGAATAGTAACTTCTTTCCCTCAAAAGCAAATTTTCACACAAACCTTAGACACCAAGATGATCCAGCTGGGACCTATCTGCCTTATAcccttttcttttagaaaaaataatactTCCAAATTCCTCAACATGcaagacaaaaataataaattttccaGTCAACTATAcatatatctttaaaaaaaaagaaaaaagaaaaaaagaggatagGGTCATTAATGTGGACTGGGAGCCATTTTTAATGGGCTCAAGGGATTTGGATAGTGAACTCTAAGTCTAACCTGCATGTGAGACATCACaatgggaaagaagagaaagaaaaggttcCTTTAAATGCAAGGTCTACACTGGTCACCAGCAAGTGGGCTCATTTGCGGGaggggggcgggggcgggggagggggcgggTACTGGTAGGTGGCAGTCTGTCCCATATAGCCCATCACATTAGTGGCAGGGGGCTGCGGAAACTGTTGTGACATGAGCggctgtggctgctggcccGAGCGCCCCACCATCCCTGCATACTGCTGTTGGGTAGTGCTCTGTGAGGTtctcccagctgtggcagctgtGGTGCTGGCACCATAGCCACTAGCACTGTACTCTGCAGTGCCATAGCCACTCGTGCCATAGGCAGCTGCTCCATAGCTCCCTTGAGTGTAACCATactggctctgtgctgccccaaaagcagaatttgggCTCCCGTAGGCACTGCCATAGGTCTTGTTGGCTCCGTTGGCATAACTTTCACCACGCTCACGGTCTCTGAAGCCACCTGAGTCTCTCCGGCCCTCTTTCACTCCCCGGAGCCTCCTGTCACACTCTTCCTGGTACATCAGGTTAGGGTTGTTTACTGAACTGCTCGTTCGGTAACGAGAACGACCTCCTGGCGATGGATACATTAAGATTTAGAACCATGAACAAGTCTTAAACAATGATCTCTGGTACACTTATGCCACCCTTTCTCCCCCTTCTACATCCACAATTTTGCTCCCAAGGAGCACTTTCTTCTGACTGACTGTAACTTCTCTGCACAGCAGTGCATATGTCTCTTCATTTTGTTTAAGGTGTAAACGGGAAGTTCAAACAAGGGTTCTTTACGTATGTGCTTGGAgacaaagaaatggaagaaattcaGGACTAATTAGGAAGGAAACTTCTTATTCCTTCAGGGAATGGGAAGAAAAAGTGTGTCAGCTCCCGAAATTCAGTGTATCCCTTCACTGATTTCAATTTTGCACATGCACCTTGTTGCCTGTCCTTAGGAGGAGCTGTGATGA from Poecile atricapillus isolate bPoeAtr1 chromosome Z, bPoeAtr1.hap1, whole genome shotgun sequence encodes:
- the LOC131573822 gene encoding ER lumen protein-retaining receptor 3, giving the protein MNIFRILGDVSHLLAIIILLLKIVKSKSCAGISGKSQILFALVFTTRYLDLFTNFISVYNTVMKVIFLICAYVTVYMIYVKFRKTFDSENDSFRLEFLLVPVTGLSFLENHSFTPLEILWTFSIYLESVAILPQLFMISKTGEAETITTHYLFFLGLYRALYIANWVWRYHTENFYDQIAVVSGVVQTIFYCDFFYLYVTKVLKGKKLSLPMPV